One Brevibacillus choshinensis genomic window carries:
- a CDS encoding M20 metallopeptidase family protein yields the protein MQALVEKELGEWAVRHRRHLHQYPELSGQELQTCRYIKGQLEELGIPLLAYEEPSVVGFVQGTDGSKTIALRADIDALPVMEEGNKPYRSKVPGISHACGHDGHTAVLLAVAKWLAEHRLEVKPNVLLIFQSSEERDPSGAVALLNQGVLDRVDAIFGIHLWQPLQKGKIGVCHGSMMAACDEFTVTIEGKGGHGAMPQETIDPIYIASQIIGGIQSVVSRSINPLQPAVVTVGRIEGGSTFNIIPNEAVMLGTARSLTEETRQRIYSHLQRMVEGISASYGAAGRMEYSWGPPALVNDRAKSRYAEKVIRERFGQSVYADDLEPTMAAEDFAYYLQRCPGAFIFVGMGGESSAYPHHHPRFDIDEEVIPQAIELFIELVQRYD from the coding sequence ATGCAAGCATTGGTAGAAAAAGAGCTCGGTGAATGGGCAGTGCGGCATCGCCGTCATTTGCATCAGTATCCCGAGCTGTCGGGGCAGGAGCTTCAGACGTGCCGATACATCAAAGGGCAGCTGGAGGAGCTGGGGATTCCCCTTCTAGCGTACGAGGAGCCGAGTGTCGTAGGATTTGTGCAAGGGACGGACGGGAGCAAGACAATCGCGCTTCGTGCCGACATCGATGCGCTCCCTGTGATGGAAGAGGGGAACAAGCCCTATCGATCCAAAGTACCCGGCATCTCGCACGCCTGTGGGCATGACGGACACACAGCTGTCTTGCTAGCGGTGGCCAAATGGCTAGCGGAGCATCGGCTGGAGGTGAAGCCGAACGTCCTGTTGATCTTTCAATCCTCCGAGGAGCGAGATCCCAGTGGCGCTGTGGCTTTACTCAATCAAGGAGTGCTCGATCGGGTGGATGCGATTTTCGGCATTCACCTGTGGCAGCCTTTGCAGAAAGGAAAGATCGGCGTTTGCCATGGCTCGATGATGGCGGCATGTGACGAGTTTACCGTCACTATCGAGGGAAAAGGCGGTCACGGTGCCATGCCGCAGGAGACCATCGATCCGATCTACATCGCCAGTCAGATCATTGGGGGAATCCAGTCGGTGGTCAGCCGCTCCATCAATCCGCTTCAACCTGCTGTCGTGACGGTAGGGAGAATCGAGGGTGGAAGCACCTTCAATATCATCCCGAATGAAGCCGTGATGCTCGGCACTGCCCGCAGCCTGACAGAGGAAACGAGACAAAGGATCTACTCGCACTTGCAGCGAATGGTAGAGGGGATCTCGGCGAGCTATGGCGCTGCAGGCCGAATGGAGTACAGCTGGGGGCCGCCCGCGTTGGTAAATGACCGGGCCAAGAGTCGCTATGCGGAGAAGGTCATCCGTGAGAGATTTGGACAATCTGTCTACGCGGATGATCTGGAACCGACGATGGCGGCGGAAGATTTCGCCTACTATTTGCAGCGGTGCCCGGGCGCCTTTATTTTTGTCGGCATGGGTGGGGAGTCCAGTGCGTACCCTCATCATCATCCGAGATTTGATATTGACGAAGAGGTTATTCCACAGGCCATTGAACTGTTTATCGAGCTTGTCCAAAGGTATGACTGA